Proteins encoded together in one Canis aureus isolate CA01 chromosome 21, VMU_Caureus_v.1.0, whole genome shotgun sequence window:
- the C21H11orf24 gene encoding uncharacterized protein C11orf24 homolog, with protein MWTALVLVWISFLSLSKSQVSTQDSWHLLPNQTDNPAKINASVMTVISILNGTSKTVSVVASSPVTLAAGTPEANPTSPVVIAGRTLRTDTGTEGPPDPVTSSLPLPPALTSSARQTLSSSTVISTSPTQVPRIAALTTPATSAQTAPGMTPGANGLTGTQGPSEHIPGNSPASLAPSLSPQALNESIQVSTIQMPIAWPMDGTASGPTPTLFNTTSEPTRISVASVASVSTTTVTTTMTQAQELTTSTEPAPAPHTSPTPEVEVTSPTTQPSPAPLTRGATGPGTPGTPEQVLPETSPGTASTTLTPGSSGGSKMPTTDSCSLSTQGQYLVVTTKPLSQSLVNKGFLLALLLLGVTLFIIILVLFALQAYESYRKKEYTQVDYLINGMYADSEL; from the exons ATGTGGACAGCCCTTGTGCTCGTTTGGATTTCCTTCTTGTCCTTATCTAAGAGCCAAGTGTCAACTCAGGATTCAT GGCACTTACTCCCCAACCAGACGGATAATCCAGCCAAGATAAATGCATCTGTGATGACAGTTATAAGCATCCTTAATGGAACATCTAAAACAGTGTCTGTGGTGGCATCTTCTCCTGTCACCTTGGCTGCAGGGACTCCGGAGGCCAACCCCACCTCTCCTGTGGTCATAGCAGGGAGAACACTCAGGACAGACACGGGGACAGAAGGTCCCCCTGACCCAGTCACCTCCAGCctgcccctgccacctgccctgaCGTCATCAGCACGGCAGACTCTATCCTCCAGCACTGTCATCAGCACATCCCCAACGCAGGTGCCAAGAATAGCAGCTCTGACGACACCGGCCACTAGTGCTCAGACTGCCCCTGGGATGACACCAGGTGCCAACGGCCTGACAGGCACACAGGGCCCTTCCGAGCACATCCCTGGCAACTCCCCAGCCAGCCTGGCACCCTCCTTGAGTCCCCAAGCACTTAATGAGTCCATACAAGTCTCCACCATCCAGATGCCGATAGCCTGGCCTATGGATGGAACAGCAAGTGGGCCCACACCCACCCTCTTCAACACAACCTCAGAGCCCACCCGCATATCCGTGGCTTCTGTGGCTTCTGTGTCCACCACCACAGTGACCACCACCATGACACAAGCCCAGGAGCTGACTACCAGCACAGAGCCAGCACCTGCACCTCACACCAGCCCAACCCCCGAGGTGGAGGTCACGTCCCCCACGACACAGCCAAGCCCTGCTCCGTTGACCCGGGGAGCCACAGGACCAGGCACACCCGGGACACCAGAACAGGTGCTGCCTGAAACATCACCTGGTACTGCTTCCACCACCCTGACACCCGGGAGTTCAGGGGGCTCTAAGATGCCAACCACAGACTCGTGCTCGCTTAGCACCCAAGGCCAGTACCTGGTGGTCACCACCAAGCCCCTTTCCCAGTCTCTAGTAAACAAAGGCTTCCTCCTGGCGCTGCTCTTGCTCGGGGTGACTCTCTTCATCATAATTTTGGTTCTGTTTGCCCTACAAGCCTACGAGAGCTACAGGAAGAAGGAGTACACACAGGTAGACTATCTAATCAATGGGATGTACGCGGACTCAGAACTGTGA